The following are from one region of the Lytechinus variegatus isolate NC3 chromosome 4, Lvar_3.0, whole genome shotgun sequence genome:
- the LOC121414263 gene encoding uncharacterized protein LOC121414263: protein MEWTETERGGLKLLLDGFIYVKKKNLANGWESYECTLRRNRNACKARIKVFGADQFRDKTEHNHPPDHGKANAYKLKNAMKRRAVSTDESPQEILMATMHQATDEGAMSLPGLTNMRRTIRRQRQDHRQSLMMKAGSTRDLEGQSSSPLETDASLLVHSSADSVRQDPGQETLAITRNVEVIKIFAKAQRPFPVPEVPVAHKDTIYQDSVEYPVTDDSRNLEHRNRLIMVTDKALEVNSRSNLDIVQQGDQVDLVVRNSENRKVSGSKKPLMASGDESSCGPRHNIEQKTINLHQDPEALYVPGSSSRQGQFISPGILARPIHSTLLKRSTGHKVTVPQAKIGPIPVGAMRIPAATYPALVSPSMSLGHDDPSVPT, encoded by the exons ATGGAGTGGACAGAGACCGAAAGGGGAGGACTCAAGCTCCTTCTTGATGGGTTCATCTACGTCAAGAAGAAAAACCTTGCGAACGGATGGGAGAGCTATGAGTGTACGTTAAGGAGAAACCGCAACGCCTGTAAAGCCAGAATTAAG GTGTTCGGTGCTGACCAATTCCGAGACAAGACAGAACACAACCACCCACCCGACCACGGTAAAGCCAATGCCTACAAACTGAAGAATGCCATGAAGAGAAGGGCAGTATCAACAGACGAAAGTCCTCAAGAGATCCTAATGGCCACCATGCACCAGGCTACGGACGAAGGGGCAATGTCCCTTCCGGGACTCACCAATATGCGAAGGACCATCCGGAGGCAGCGGCAAGACCATCGGCAATCTTTAATGATGAAAGCCGGGAGCACCAGGGATCTTGAAGGTCAGAGCTCCTCACCTTTGGAAACAGATGCAAGTCTTTTGGTACATTCCAGTGCTGACAGTGTGCGCCAAGATCCTGGCCAGGAAACCTTAGCAATTACGAGGAATGTAGAGGTCATTAAAATTTTCGCTAAAGCTCAGAGGCCATTTCCCGTTCCAGAAGTTCCCGTAGCACACAAAGATACTATATACCAAGACTCCGTGGAATACCCAGTGACCGATGACTCGAGAAACCTTGAACACCGAAACCGTTTAATTATGGTCACTGACAAAGCTCTGGAGGTAAACTCCAGATCAAATCTTGATATCGTTCAGCAAGGCGATCAGGTTGACCTTGTGGTCAGGAATTCAGAGAACCGAAAAGTCTCTGGAAGCAAAAAACCATTGATGGCTTCAGGAGACGAATCGTCATGCGGTCCTCGACATAACATCGAGCAAAAGACCATCAACTTGCATCAAGATCCAGAAGCCTTGTATGTCCCAGGTAGCAGTAGTCGCCAAGGTCAGTTCATCAGTCCTGGCATTCTGGCCCGACCAATCCATTCTACCTTGCTCAAACGTTCTACGGGCCACAAAGTAACCGTCCCACAAGCTAAGATAGGCCCTATACCTGTCGGAGCAATGAGAATACCAGCAGCAACATACCCTGCTCTTGTCAGCCCATCCATGTCACTTGGTCATGATGATCCAAGTGTTCCTACATAA